One genomic region from bacterium encodes:
- a CDS encoding ADP-ribose pyrophosphatase, protein MNQEPRVPPPPGLVSRRPVYRGRIVDLSVDTVRFPDGSTGQLEFIRHSGAAAVLPVLDDPSAPDPRIMLVRQYRYASGGELLEVPAGRPERPGEDWELCARRELEEETGLVAGRLVPLTTIYTTPGFCDERIHLFLALDLSEGNASLDHDEFLEPVVLTLGDALARIRAGEITDAKTVCTLLYAASFALGGAC, encoded by the coding sequence ATGAACCAGGAACCCCGTGTCCCGCCCCCGCCGGGGCTCGTTTCCCGGCGCCCGGTCTACCGGGGGCGCATCGTGGACCTCTCCGTCGACACCGTCCGCTTCCCGGACGGCTCGACCGGCCAGCTCGAGTTCATCCGGCACTCCGGCGCCGCGGCCGTCCTCCCGGTGCTCGACGACCCGTCCGCGCCCGACCCACGCATCATGCTCGTCCGCCAGTACCGCTACGCGTCCGGCGGCGAACTGCTCGAGGTGCCGGCGGGTCGGCCGGAGCGCCCCGGAGAGGACTGGGAGCTCTGCGCCCGCCGGGAGCTGGAGGAGGAGACCGGCCTCGTCGCCGGCCGCCTCGTCCCGCTCACCACCATCTACACGACGCCCGGCTTCTGCGACGAGCGGATCCACCTGTTCCTCGCCCTCGACCTCAGCGAGGGCAACGCCTCCCTCGACCACGACGAGTTCCTCGAGCCCGTGGTGCTCACCCTGGGGGACGCGCTGGCCCGCATCCGCGCCGGCGAGATCACGGACGCCAAGACTGTCTGCACGCTGCTGTACGCGGCCAGCTTCGCCCTGGGTGGCGCGTGCTGA
- a CDS encoding N-acyl-D-amino-acid deacylase — MLSRAAALAAACIGVAALPNTTLAQTPAGTPAYDYLIRGGTVVDGTGAPAFTADVAVRGDRIVRVSREPIPPEQARTVLNARGLVVAPGFIDTHAHVEALPARPLAENYLRQGVTTVVYAPDGGMPWPFGEYIARLRERGHAPNIVLFAGFNTARSHVMGSANRAPTPEELERMKAMVEEAMREGAIGISTGLRYVPGTYATTEEVIEVARVAARYGGIYSSHIRDEGEGVIEAVAEVIRIARETGMPAQVSHHKLMGQPQWGQSVRTLAMIDSARAEGLDITIDAYPYTATSTGTAVLFPSWALAGGRDSLRARLEDPATRARIVEGIKRTILEERGGGDLSRIQLAAVSFNRAWEGKTFADIARERGREPDLDFAAELAIEIQLQGGASGVWHVVDEEDVRRILRHPWTMISSDGELSALGHGHPHPRGYGAFARVLGHYVREEGVLTLEEAVRKMTSLPAWRIGQPERGRIAEGMYADIVVFDPARIRDRATFADPHQFAVGVEHVLVNGVPVIVGASLTGEKPGRVLTRGGGSHTPRKSVSMTSMPLAVLTSR; from the coding sequence ATGCTCTCTCGTGCGGCGGCCCTCGCCGCGGCGTGCATCGGCGTGGCCGCCCTGCCGAACACGACCCTCGCACAGACGCCCGCCGGCACGCCGGCGTACGATTACCTGATCCGCGGCGGCACCGTCGTGGACGGCACCGGCGCGCCCGCGTTCACCGCCGACGTCGCGGTTCGCGGCGACCGAATCGTCCGCGTCTCGCGTGAGCCGATCCCGCCCGAACAGGCGCGCACGGTCCTGAACGCGCGCGGGCTCGTCGTCGCACCCGGCTTCATCGACACGCACGCGCACGTCGAAGCGCTGCCGGCCCGACCGCTCGCCGAGAACTACCTGCGCCAGGGCGTCACGACCGTCGTATACGCACCCGACGGCGGAATGCCGTGGCCGTTCGGCGAGTACATCGCGCGCCTGCGCGAGCGCGGCCACGCGCCGAACATCGTGCTCTTCGCGGGCTTCAACACCGCCCGCAGCCACGTCATGGGCAGCGCGAACCGCGCGCCCACGCCCGAGGAACTCGAGCGCATGAAGGCCATGGTCGAGGAGGCCATGCGCGAGGGCGCGATCGGCATCTCGACCGGCCTGCGCTACGTCCCCGGCACGTACGCGACCACGGAGGAGGTGATCGAGGTCGCGCGCGTCGCCGCCCGTTACGGCGGGATCTACTCCTCGCACATCCGGGATGAGGGCGAGGGCGTGATCGAGGCGGTGGCGGAGGTGATCCGGATCGCGCGCGAGACCGGCATGCCCGCCCAGGTCTCGCACCACAAGCTCATGGGCCAGCCCCAGTGGGGCCAGAGCGTGCGCACCCTCGCCATGATCGACTCGGCCCGCGCCGAGGGGCTCGACATCACCATCGACGCCTACCCGTACACCGCCACGTCCACCGGCACGGCCGTGCTCTTCCCCTCGTGGGCGCTCGCCGGCGGCCGCGACTCGCTCCGTGCACGGCTCGAGGATCCGGCGACGCGTGCACGCATCGTGGAGGGCATCAAGCGCACCATCCTCGAGGAGCGCGGCGGCGGCGACCTCTCCCGCATCCAGCTCGCCGCCGTGTCGTTCAACCGCGCGTGGGAAGGGAAGACGTTCGCGGACATCGCGCGCGAGCGCGGCCGCGAGCCGGACCTGGACTTCGCCGCGGAACTCGCCATCGAGATCCAGCTCCAGGGCGGCGCGAGCGGCGTGTGGCACGTGGTGGATGAAGAGGACGTGCGGCGCATCCTGCGCCACCCGTGGACCATGATCTCCTCCGATGGCGAGCTCTCGGCGCTCGGCCACGGGCACCCGCACCCCCGCGGCTACGGCGCCTTCGCCCGCGTGCTCGGCCACTACGTGCGCGAGGAGGGCGTGCTGACGCTCGAGGAGGCGGTGCGCAAGATGACCTCGCTGCCCGCCTGGCGGATCGGCCAGCCGGAGCGCGGCAGGATCGCGGAAGGGATGTACGCCGACATCGTGGTGTTCGACCCGGCGCGGATCCGGGATCGCGCCACGTTCGCCGACCCGCACCAGTTCGCGGTCGGCGTGGAGCACGTGCTGGTCAACGGCGTGCCCGTCATCGTCGGCGCGTCGCTCACCGGCGAGAAGCCCGGGCGGGTGCTGACCCGGGGCGGCGGTTCTCACACGCCCCGGAAATCGGTCTCGATGACCTCCATGCCGCTGGCCGTCCTCACCAGCCGGTAG
- a CDS encoding peptidase M16, producing MLVLRIPFERYRLDNGLRVILSREPRAPVVAVNLWYGVGSRDERPGRTGFAHLFEHMMFQGSAHVPETAHFALIEKAGGSLNGSTWLDRTNYFETLPAHYLDLALWLESDRMGWLLPAMTQAKLDNQRDVVKNERRWRVDNQPYGDWDERLQAMMYPPEHPYHHSVIGSMEDLDAASLEDVEQFFRTYYAPNNAVLTLCGDFEIAHALERVRYWFGEIPPGPPVPPIPGVTEVPPFLGEHVRAVVEQDISLPRVYIGFRIPPYGTPGYYPAAVTAHVLAWGKASLLYRRLVRELRVAQDVAAYAFPFVVGAAMLVIWATARPGVTADALEAALDRELAGLRDVDAADVERAIHLIEVRHLSDLQRVDERADLLSMFTMLFDDPDRINTELDRVRAVTPQAVREFAEARIIEENRATLQYVPRDGRRGS from the coding sequence GTGCTCGTGCTACGGATCCCTTTCGAGCGGTACCGGCTGGACAACGGCCTGCGCGTCATCCTTTCGCGCGAGCCGCGGGCGCCCGTCGTGGCGGTGAACCTCTGGTACGGCGTGGGGTCGCGCGATGAGCGTCCGGGCCGGACGGGCTTCGCGCACCTCTTCGAGCACATGATGTTCCAGGGCTCGGCGCACGTGCCGGAGACGGCGCACTTCGCCCTCATCGAGAAAGCGGGCGGCTCGCTCAACGGCTCGACGTGGCTGGACCGCACCAACTACTTCGAGACGCTGCCGGCGCACTACCTCGACCTGGCGTTGTGGCTCGAGTCGGACCGCATGGGCTGGCTGCTGCCGGCGATGACCCAGGCCAAGCTGGACAACCAGCGGGACGTGGTGAAGAACGAGCGGCGCTGGCGCGTGGACAACCAGCCGTACGGCGACTGGGACGAGCGGCTCCAGGCGATGATGTATCCGCCGGAGCACCCGTACCACCACTCGGTGATCGGCTCGATGGAGGACCTGGACGCGGCGAGCCTCGAGGACGTCGAGCAGTTCTTCCGCACGTACTACGCGCCGAACAACGCGGTCCTCACGCTGTGCGGCGACTTCGAGATCGCGCACGCGCTCGAGCGGGTCCGGTACTGGTTCGGCGAGATCCCGCCCGGCCCGCCCGTGCCGCCGATCCCAGGGGTGACGGAGGTGCCTCCCTTCCTCGGGGAGCACGTGCGGGCCGTCGTGGAGCAGGACATCTCGCTGCCCCGCGTCTACATCGGGTTCCGCATCCCGCCCTACGGCACGCCCGGGTACTACCCGGCCGCGGTCACGGCGCACGTTCTTGCGTGGGGGAAGGCCTCACTCCTGTACCGGCGCCTGGTCCGTGAGCTGCGGGTGGCGCAGGACGTGGCGGCGTACGCCTTCCCGTTCGTCGTCGGCGCGGCGATGCTGGTGATCTGGGCCACGGCGCGGCCCGGCGTGACGGCGGATGCGCTGGAGGCGGCGCTCGACCGGGAGCTCGCCGGGTTGCGCGACGTGGACGCCGCAGACGTCGAGCGCGCGATCCACCTCATCGAGGTCCGTCACCTCTCGGATCTCCAGCGCGTGGACGAGCGCGCCGACCTGCTCTCCATGTTCACCATGCTGTTCGACGACCCGGACCGCATCAACACGGAGCTGGACCGCGTGCGGGCGGTGACACCCCAGGCCGTGAGGGAGTTCGCCGAGGCCCGGATCATCGAGGAGAACCGCGCCACGCTCCAGTACGTGCCGCGGGATGGAAGGAGGGGCTCGTGA
- a CDS encoding peptidase M16: protein MSVPDRTQPPEPGPIRPFAFPRLERRQLANGFNVIAARAGDLPLVTALLVVDAGAAADPAGKAGLANLTALALETGTRTRSAGEIAWAFERLGVEFEVETTWDASSFEITVPAGRLEPALELFAEVVRSPAFPEREVARLRDEQLAHILQRRKEPRALASDMAARFIFAPEVPYARPLIGTTASVETLTRDDVEAFYRARYVPNASSLILVGAVDIDEAERLARLYFGDWPRGVAPRTDFDVVRAVHETTIFVVDRPGSVQSEIRIGDVGVERHHPDYFPLLVMNTILGGAFTSRLNLSLRERHGFTYGARSGFAFRRKPGPFIVQVAVATDVTARAVEEALKEIRLLRDMGATEEETAAARDYLAGILPLELQTTEQIAARIADIVVFDLPDTYFQDYRARLATVTADDVLRVARTHLRSDRLAIVVVGDAEQITEPLRTLGVGPVEVHRVE from the coding sequence GTGAGCGTGCCGGACCGGACGCAGCCACCCGAGCCGGGGCCGATCCGCCCGTTCGCCTTCCCCCGGCTGGAGCGGCGGCAGCTCGCCAACGGATTCAACGTCATCGCGGCGCGCGCGGGCGACCTGCCGCTGGTCACCGCCTTGCTCGTGGTGGACGCCGGCGCGGCCGCCGACCCCGCGGGCAAGGCGGGGCTCGCCAACCTGACCGCGCTCGCGCTCGAGACCGGAACACGGACGCGCTCCGCCGGGGAGATCGCCTGGGCGTTCGAGCGCCTCGGCGTCGAGTTCGAAGTCGAGACCACGTGGGACGCTTCGTCGTTCGAGATCACGGTGCCCGCCGGGCGGCTCGAGCCCGCGCTCGAGCTGTTCGCCGAGGTCGTCCGTTCGCCCGCCTTCCCGGAGCGCGAGGTGGCGCGCCTGCGGGACGAGCAACTCGCCCACATCCTCCAGCGCCGCAAGGAGCCGCGGGCGCTGGCCAGCGACATGGCCGCCCGCTTCATCTTCGCGCCGGAGGTGCCGTACGCACGGCCGCTCATCGGCACGACCGCCAGCGTCGAGACGCTGACGCGCGACGACGTCGAAGCGTTCTACCGCGCGCGTTATGTGCCCAACGCCTCATCGCTGATCCTCGTTGGCGCCGTTGACATCGACGAGGCCGAGAGGCTCGCGCGTCTCTACTTCGGCGACTGGCCGAGGGGCGTGGCGCCCAGGACCGACTTCGACGTCGTGCGCGCGGTCCACGAGACCACCATCTTCGTCGTGGACCGGCCCGGCTCCGTGCAATCCGAGATCCGCATCGGCGACGTCGGCGTGGAGCGCCATCACCCGGACTACTTCCCGCTCCTGGTGATGAACACCATCCTGGGCGGCGCCTTCACCAGCCGCCTCAACCTCAGCCTCCGGGAGCGCCACGGCTTCACGTACGGCGCCCGGAGCGGCTTCGCTTTCCGCCGCAAACCAGGCCCGTTCATCGTGCAGGTCGCCGTGGCCACGGACGTCACGGCGCGGGCGGTCGAGGAAGCGCTGAAAGAGATCAGGCTGCTCCGGGACATGGGCGCGACGGAGGAAGAGACGGCCGCCGCACGGGACTACCTCGCCGGCATCCTTCCGCTGGAACTCCAGACCACGGAGCAGATCGCCGCACGCATCGCCGACATCGTCGTCTTCGACCTGCCGGACACCTATTTCCAGGACTATCGGGCCCGGCTCGCCACCGTCACGGCGGATGACGTGCTTCGCGTCGCGCGCACCCACCTGCGCAGCGACCGCCTGGCCATCGTCGTGGTTGGCGACGCCGAGCAGATCACCGAGCCGCTGCGCACCCTCGGCGTGGGGCCGGTGGAGGTCCACCGCGTCGAGTGA
- a CDS encoding threonine synthase, with amino-acid sequence MSIPVSSPGAAYLECTRCGRTYETERLWRVSPCCSLPLYARYDLDRLRPLFRPADLRGRRADIWRYAEVLPVRRPDRRLTLGEGFTPLLGAPRLADALGLERLWIKDEGRNPTGSFKARGLAVAVARAWELGARDVAIPSAGNAGSAAAAYAAAAGLAAHVVVPRDTPRAIVEEIAGLGAELELVDGLITDAAARVAAGVTEHGWFDLSTLKEPYRVEGKKTMGYELFEQLGGRLPDVIVYPTGGGTGLVGMWKAFDEMERLGWIGPERPRMIAVQAAGCAPIVRAWEAGAETAEPWQNAATYASGLRVPRAIGDFLILRAIRASRGAAIAVGDDAIRAAARLVGRTTGVYVAPEGAATAAAIPHLLRRGLLRPDEEVVLFNTGSGVKYTGA; translated from the coding sequence ATGTCGATCCCCGTGTCTTCCCCCGGCGCGGCGTACCTCGAGTGCACCCGCTGCGGGCGGACCTACGAGACCGAACGGCTCTGGCGCGTCTCGCCGTGCTGCTCCCTGCCGCTCTACGCGCGCTATGACCTGGACCGCCTGCGCCCGCTCTTCCGCCCGGCCGACCTGCGGGGCCGGCGGGCGGACATCTGGCGCTACGCGGAGGTGCTCCCGGTCCGCCGGCCGGACCGCCGCCTCACGCTGGGCGAGGGGTTCACGCCGCTGCTCGGGGCGCCGCGGCTCGCGGACGCGCTCGGCCTCGAGCGGCTGTGGATCAAGGACGAGGGCCGGAACCCCACCGGCAGCTTCAAGGCGCGCGGCCTCGCCGTGGCGGTCGCCCGGGCGTGGGAGCTGGGCGCGCGCGACGTCGCCATTCCCTCCGCCGGCAACGCCGGCTCCGCCGCCGCCGCCTACGCCGCCGCCGCGGGGCTCGCCGCGCACGTCGTCGTCCCGAGGGACACGCCGCGCGCCATCGTCGAGGAGATCGCCGGCCTGGGCGCCGAGCTCGAGCTGGTGGACGGGCTGATCACCGACGCGGCGGCGCGGGTGGCCGCGGGCGTGACCGAACACGGCTGGTTCGACCTCTCCACGTTGAAGGAGCCGTACCGGGTCGAGGGCAAGAAGACCATGGGCTACGAGCTGTTCGAGCAGCTCGGCGGGCGGCTCCCGGACGTCATCGTCTATCCCACTGGCGGCGGCACGGGGCTCGTCGGCATGTGGAAGGCGTTCGACGAGATGGAGCGGCTGGGCTGGATCGGCCCCGAGCGACCGCGCATGATCGCGGTACAGGCGGCGGGGTGCGCGCCGATCGTGCGCGCGTGGGAGGCAGGCGCGGAGACCGCGGAGCCGTGGCAGAACGCGGCAACGTACGCGTCCGGGCTCCGCGTGCCCCGCGCCATCGGGGACTTCCTCATCCTGCGCGCCATCCGCGCGTCCCGCGGCGCCGCGATCGCGGTCGGCGACGACGCGATCCGCGCCGCGGCACGGCTCGTCGGCCGGACCACGGGCGTCTACGTCGCACCCGAGGGCGCGGCCACCGCCGCCGCCATCCCCCATCTGCTCCGGCGCGGTCTGCTCAGGCCGGACGAAGAGGTCGTGCTGTTCAACACCGGCAGCGGGGTCAAGTACACGGGGGCGTAG
- a CDS encoding histidine kinase, whose amino-acid sequence MTTAAGGSPRWVDAVRGAWPLVGGPLIMLAAVLLLEVRFAASDAAPDLGAFLVVVAAYSAFLGGVRSGLLAAAILVAYYTYRLTAPAAPVSPSAREQWLLIAVAAPLAALVSAHVKTRFDRLRDRDRVARAEAEAAERRWRFLAEASRALSASLDHEVTLANLAVLTVPDLADYCMIHVRGEDGVIRQVAVAHADPEKEALLWELERRLAPVADDPAGYVARVMRDQAPALIAEVPERWAAEVGGGPELERIGEALDPCSAMVVPLVSHGEVFGAITLVSSDPRRRYGPEDLELAEELARRAALAVENARLYEAALAASKAKSDFLAVMSHELKTPLSTIVACTDLLEAEIAGPLTQDQRDQLGHVLASALHLLQLIDEILSFSRMEAGREKVRLETVDLGALVDDAAALIRPVALDRGLGFRVEGLAEPCLARTDPPKVRQILLNLLSNAVKFTERGEVVLSVAVEGPWAVFGVRDTGIGIPPEHQERIFEAFWQVEQSASRRASGTGLGLSVTRRLCRMLGGEVSVESVPGQGSTFTVRVPLNGEVPSVEEPAVAETVRV is encoded by the coding sequence GTGACCACGGCGGCTGGCGGCTCGCCGCGCTGGGTGGATGCGGTGCGGGGGGCGTGGCCGCTGGTGGGCGGGCCGCTGATCATGCTGGCGGCGGTGCTGCTGCTCGAGGTCCGGTTCGCCGCGTCCGATGCGGCACCGGACCTCGGTGCGTTCCTGGTGGTCGTCGCCGCCTACTCCGCTTTCCTGGGCGGGGTGCGCTCGGGTCTGCTCGCCGCCGCCATTCTGGTGGCCTACTACACCTACCGGCTGACCGCGCCGGCGGCGCCCGTGTCGCCGAGCGCCCGGGAGCAGTGGCTCCTCATCGCGGTGGCGGCGCCGCTGGCGGCGCTGGTCTCGGCGCACGTCAAGACGCGGTTCGACCGGCTGCGGGACCGGGACCGGGTGGCGCGGGCGGAGGCGGAGGCGGCGGAGCGCCGCTGGAGGTTCCTGGCGGAGGCGAGCCGCGCGCTGTCCGCGTCGCTCGACCACGAGGTGACCCTCGCGAACCTGGCCGTGTTGACGGTGCCCGATCTCGCGGACTACTGCATGATCCACGTCCGGGGCGAGGACGGCGTGATCCGGCAGGTCGCGGTGGCGCACGCGGATCCGGAGAAGGAGGCGCTGCTCTGGGAGCTGGAGCGGCGGCTGGCGCCGGTCGCGGATGACCCCGCGGGTTACGTCGCGCGGGTGATGCGCGACCAGGCGCCGGCGTTGATCGCGGAGGTGCCGGAGAGGTGGGCTGCGGAGGTCGGCGGCGGTCCGGAGCTGGAGCGGATCGGCGAGGCACTGGACCCGTGCTCCGCGATGGTGGTGCCGCTGGTCTCGCACGGCGAGGTGTTCGGGGCCATCACGCTGGTGAGTTCGGACCCACGGCGGCGGTACGGTCCGGAGGACCTCGAGCTGGCGGAGGAGCTCGCGCGGCGTGCGGCGTTGGCGGTGGAGAACGCCCGCCTGTACGAGGCGGCGTTGGCCGCGAGCAAGGCCAAGTCGGACTTCCTCGCGGTGATGTCGCACGAGCTCAAGACGCCGCTCTCCACCATCGTGGCGTGCACGGACCTGCTGGAAGCGGAGATCGCCGGGCCGCTCACGCAGGACCAACGGGACCAGCTCGGCCACGTGCTCGCGAGCGCGCTGCACCTGCTCCAGCTCATTGACGAGATCCTGAGCTTCTCGCGCATGGAAGCGGGGCGAGAGAAGGTGCGCCTCGAGACGGTGGACCTGGGCGCGCTCGTGGACGATGCGGCGGCGCTGATCCGGCCCGTGGCGCTGGACCGCGGGCTCGGGTTCCGGGTGGAGGGGCTCGCCGAGCCGTGCCTCGCCCGGACGGATCCGCCCAAGGTGAGGCAGATCCTGCTGAACCTGCTGTCCAACGCCGTGAAGTTCACCGAGCGGGGGGAGGTGGTGCTGTCGGTGGCGGTGGAGGGACCGTGGGCGGTGTTCGGCGTCCGGGACACGGGGATCGGCATCCCGCCCGAGCACCAGGAGCGCATCTTCGAAGCGTTCTGGCAGGTCGAGCAGTCGGCCTCCAGGCGCGCCAGCGGGACGGGTCTCGGGTTGAGCGTCACGCGCCGCCTGTGCCGGATGCTGGGGGGCGAGGTCTCCGTCGAGAGCGTGCCGGGGCAGGGCAGCACCTTCACCGTGCGCGTGCCGCTCAACGGCGAGGTGCCCTCGGTGGAAGAGCCGGCCGTGGCCGAGACCGTTCGCGTCTGA
- a CDS encoding RNA polymerase subunit sigma-24: protein MTEAELIERARRGEDSAIRALYRRHAPRVYATIRRLAGDDSLAEDWAQEAWVRAIRALPTFRGDSKFSTWLHRIAVNSALHGRRARLRRTKCEAPLPVTLPVGPTGERTLLRLQLERALERLPERMRQVLVLHDVEGYTHDEIGEVLGVNPGTSKSQLFKARARMRELLRAASEPAVQEGVWST from the coding sequence ATGACCGAAGCGGAACTGATCGAGCGGGCCCGGCGCGGCGAAGACAGCGCGATCCGGGCGCTGTACCGCCGACACGCGCCGCGCGTGTACGCCACCATCCGCCGGCTCGCAGGCGACGACAGCCTGGCCGAGGACTGGGCCCAGGAGGCGTGGGTCCGGGCGATCCGCGCGCTGCCGACGTTTCGCGGCGACTCGAAGTTCTCGACGTGGCTGCACCGGATCGCCGTGAACAGCGCGCTGCACGGCCGGCGCGCACGGCTGCGCCGGACCAAGTGTGAGGCGCCGCTGCCCGTCACCTTGCCGGTCGGCCCGACCGGCGAGCGGACGCTGCTGCGCCTCCAGCTCGAGCGCGCGCTGGAACGGCTGCCGGAACGGATGCGGCAGGTGCTGGTGCTGCACGACGTCGAGGGGTACACCCATGATGAGATCGGCGAGGTGTTGGGCGTGAACCCGGGCACTTCGAAGAGTCAGTTGTTCAAGGCGCGGGCACGGATGCGGGAGCTGCTGCGGGCGGCATCCGAGCCCGCGGTGCAGGAGGGCGTATGGAGCACCTGA
- a CDS encoding response regulator has translation MAPTLKVLLAEDEPLNALALRAQLETLGHQVIGPAADGSAAVELAREHPVDLAILDIRMPGLSGLEAARRIFAVRPVPIIVLTGYSDSETISHAVDAPVFHFLVKPVSIDDLPPAISVARSRFLEWRSFTEEALTLERKLENRAVIEQAKRVLMAVRHFSEPEAYRLLQRASQNRNQPMVEVARAVLIAQGLPPDDPDE, from the coding sequence ATGGCCCCGACCCTCAAGGTACTCCTCGCCGAGGACGAGCCGCTCAACGCGCTCGCCCTCCGCGCTCAGCTCGAAACCCTCGGCCACCAGGTCATCGGACCCGCGGCCGACGGCAGCGCGGCGGTGGAACTCGCCCGGGAACACCCGGTGGACCTCGCCATCCTCGACATCCGCATGCCCGGGCTCTCGGGCCTCGAGGCCGCGCGCCGCATCTTCGCGGTCCGGCCCGTGCCGATCATCGTGCTGACGGGGTACAGCGACTCGGAAACCATCTCCCACGCGGTGGACGCACCGGTCTTCCACTTCCTCGTCAAGCCCGTCTCCATCGATGACCTGCCACCGGCGATCTCCGTTGCACGCTCGCGCTTCCTGGAGTGGCGCAGCTTCACCGAAGAGGCGCTCACGCTGGAGCGCAAGCTCGAAAACCGGGCGGTGATCGAGCAGGCCAAGCGGGTCCTGATGGCCGTCCGGCACTTCAGCGAGCCGGAGGCGTACCGGCTGCTCCAGCGCGCGAGCCAGAACCGCAACCAGCCCATGGTCGAGGTGGCGCGCGCCGTCTTGATCGCGCAGGGGCTGCCGCCCGACGACCCGGACGAGTGA
- a CDS encoding RNA polymerase subunit sigma-24, translating to MIDVMRRAAKSQVRPRPQSLKELDDSSLVAQFLAGEKRAFGELVERYQVRLLNFIYRTIGDRDRAEDLVQETFVRVYRHLHRFDQSKKFSTWVYTIASNLAKNELRNRSRNPLVLFQTIKKNWEADHRPLEWEDNTYRPDDLYRKRHLREMVERAVAQLPEHHRVVFVLREMEGKTYEEISEITGVNLGTVKSRLNRARNNFAQIIGPMLD from the coding sequence ATGATCGACGTCATGAGGCGTGCCGCCAAGAGCCAGGTCCGGCCGCGGCCGCAGTCCTTGAAGGAGCTGGATGACAGCAGCCTGGTCGCACAGTTCCTCGCGGGCGAGAAGCGGGCGTTCGGCGAGCTGGTCGAGCGGTATCAGGTCCGACTGTTGAATTTCATTTATCGGACGATCGGGGACCGCGACCGAGCCGAGGACCTGGTGCAGGAGACGTTCGTCCGGGTGTACCGACATCTCCACAGGTTCGACCAGTCGAAGAAGTTCTCGACCTGGGTCTACACGATCGCGAGCAACCTGGCGAAGAACGAGCTGCGGAACCGCTCGCGGAACCCGCTGGTGTTGTTCCAGACGATCAAGAAGAACTGGGAGGCGGACCACCGGCCGCTGGAGTGGGAGGACAACACGTACCGGCCGGATGATCTCTATCGCAAGCGGCATCTGCGGGAGATGGTGGAGCGGGCGGTGGCGCAGTTGCCGGAGCATCACCGGGTCGTGTTCGTCTTGCGCGAGATGGAGGGCAAGACGTACGAGGAGATCTCGGAGATCACCGGCGTGAACCTCGGCACGGTGAAGAGCCGGTTGAACCGGGCCCGGAACAACTTCGCGCAGATCATCGGGCCCATGTTGGATTAG
- the holA gene encoding DNA polymerase III subunit delta: MHTRSAPRRPPERSGASEGVAMPVLGREALSRELAAGRRGGVYFLFGQDEHSKEEAVAELLAAHLDPATRDFNFDQLRGTEVDAEALASAIATPPLMAEWRVVLVREAQALATSARTRSVIEAALERPVPGLALVLVATIPEQSKAQFYDLLRKRATAVEFPAVSPQDAPGVLIERAAGLGFELDGEAARELAAAIGPDMGVLMAELRKLCDYADAGGRKRIGVEDVRAVTGRIERQDRWRWFDLVGSRRFAEARATLPVLLDGGESGVGLIIGLGTQFLRLALAAAGGEAALRAELPPQQRWLAPQLARQARGWTLRLLDAALEDLLRADRLLKSAGLSDRQVLDELLLRLEARAAAQAA; encoded by the coding sequence GTGCACACACGGTCGGCGCCGCGGCGCCCGCCGGAACGCTCGGGCGCGAGTGAGGGCGTCGCCATGCCGGTGCTCGGCCGCGAAGCCCTGAGCCGCGAGCTCGCAGCCGGCCGCCGCGGCGGCGTCTACTTCCTCTTCGGCCAGGACGAGCACAGCAAGGAAGAGGCGGTGGCGGAGCTCCTCGCCGCCCACCTCGACCCGGCCACCCGCGACTTCAACTTCGACCAGCTCCGTGGCACCGAGGTCGATGCGGAAGCCCTCGCTTCCGCCATCGCGACGCCGCCGCTCATGGCGGAGTGGCGGGTGGTGCTGGTCCGCGAGGCGCAGGCGCTGGCCACGTCCGCACGGACGCGCAGCGTGATCGAGGCCGCCCTGGAACGGCCGGTCCCCGGCCTCGCCCTGGTCCTGGTGGCGACGATCCCCGAGCAGAGCAAGGCGCAGTTCTACGACCTGCTCCGCAAGCGCGCGACCGCCGTCGAGTTCCCCGCCGTCTCGCCCCAGGACGCGCCGGGTGTGCTCATCGAACGTGCGGCGGGGCTCGGCTTCGAGCTGGACGGAGAGGCGGCGCGGGAGCTCGCCGCGGCCATCGGCCCCGACATGGGCGTGCTCATGGCCGAGCTGCGCAAGCTCTGCGACTACGCGGACGCGGGCGGCCGCAAACGCATCGGCGTCGAGGACGTCCGCGCGGTGACCGGGCGCATCGAGCGCCAGGACCGGTGGAGGTGGTTCGACCTGGTGGGCAGCCGCCGCTTCGCCGAGGCCCGCGCCACACTGCCCGTACTGCTGGACGGCGGCGAGTCGGGCGTGGGCCTCATCATCGGCCTCGGCACCCAGTTCCTGCGACTCGCGCTGGCCGCCGCGGGCGGCGAGGCCGCGCTCCGGGCCGAGCTGCCGCCGCAGCAGCGCTGGCTGGCTCCGCAGCTCGCGCGGCAGGCCCGGGGCTGGACGCTCCGGCTCCTGGACGCCGCCCTCGAGGACCTTCTGCGGGCGGACCGGCTGCTCAAATCCGCGGGACTCTCGGACCGGCAAGTCCTGGACGAACTGCTCCTGCGCCTTGAGGCGCGGGCCGCCGCACAGGCCGCATGA